A segment of the Candidatus Nitrososphaera gargensis Ga9.2 genome:
AGATAAACTATATAGACTATGGTAATTATGAGGGCAACCGTTAAGAGAATAACATTCGTTTTAACGTGCGTTAGATGCGCAAGAGAGCGGCATTATTAGCAATAACCGCGATCGTCCTGCTTGTCCCTCCTGTTTTGACCGTTTTTGCACAAAATCCTGTAACAATAAATGGTGCTGGCGCTACATTTCCATATCCGCTAATAGATACGTGGCGTACACAGTACCAATCAGTTGAGCCCAGTGTAAATATCAATTACCAATCAATTGGTAGCGGCGGAGGAGTAAAACAATTTTTGGAAAAGACGGTCGATTTTGGGGCGTCGGATGCTCCACTCTCTTCATCTGAGCTGGAAAGAGCTCAAAATGCAGTCCACATACCTGAAACAATAGGATCCATTGTTGTGTCTTATAATTTACCTAGTGTTCCGGAGAAGGGTTTGAAGCTTACAGGGCCTGTAATTGCAGATATTTTTCTGGGCAATATACGCAAATGGAACGACCCGCAGATTCAATCTCTAAATTCAGATATTTCGTTGCCTGACAGGGAAATAATTGTGGTGCATAGGTCAGACGGCTCCGGCACCACATTTGTATGGACAGATTATCTCTCAAAAGTAAGTCGGGAGTGGCACGACAAAATCGGCACAGGCAAATCTATTCAATGGCCGAGGGGGATAGGTGCTCCCGGAAATGAAGGCGTGGCCAATGCGATCAAAGGTAATCTGTTCACAATTGGTTACATCGAGCTTTCTTATGCACTATCAACTGGTATGCCATACGCCTTTTTGCAGAATAGAGAAGGTGTCTTTGTAGAACCGTCCTTTGAAACAATACAGGCCGCAATAGAATCCTCTGCTACCAGCTTACCAAAGGGAGACGAATCATGGGAGGAGGTTTCTACTACAGATGCCCCCGGCGCCAATTCATATCCTATTGCAAGCTTTTCCTACATTCTGCTATATAAGGAATTGACAGATAACCCTAGTATAGATCATAGAAAAGCCGAGACATTGGTTAATTTTCTGTTGTGGGCTATAACAGACGGTCAACAGTATGCAGATGATCTGGGATATGTACCCCTACCAGAGTCTGTAGTAAAGCTCAACCAAGAAACTATTTCTTCCCTCACTTTTAATGGGCAGCCAATAGTAGTAGCAGCCGGTGGACAAGCAGGAGCAGGTCAGATTGATCAGCGTCTGGAACTTGCTGCTCTTGCCGGTGTTACTACTGCTGTAGTAACTTCTGCTGTATATATCACATATCGAAGAAGAAAAAGTCGCTTTGGATCGATAACAAGTAGAAAAGATATTTCATCTTTTCTTGTAAAGGGATCACCGCGCGGCGATCGGGTCTTTCGCTTTATTGCCGTAGCTACAGCAGGATATACGCTCTTCTTGATTGTGCTTGTTGCGATCGCCACGTTTGCAGGGTCATCCGAAGCATTCGTCAGAGAAGGTTTTAACTTCATAGTAGGCACTGATTGGAATGCTGTCGAGGGAAGAGAATCATATGGCGCATTACCCTATATCATAGGCACGCTTGCTAGCTCTGCAATCGCCATGGCAATTGGTGTTCCGATAAGCCTTGGGATAGCAATGTTTATCTCTGATATGGCCCCTCGCAAATTAACCGCGCCACTTTCTTTTGTAATAGAACTGCTGGCTGCTGTGCCAAGCATCATCTACGGGTTATGGGCGTTATTCGTTTTTAGGTTCTGGGTCAGAGATTTGATTGAGTTGCCATTATACAACGCATTCGGTGGATCAATCCCCTTATTCGCAAGGACGCCATTTGGTCTTGATATTTTTACAGCAGGAATTGTTCTTGCGGTAATGATCATCCCTACAGTCTCTTCAATATCCAGAGAAGTAATGAGAGCGGTGCCAAATAGCCAGCGGGAGGCCGCATATAGCCTTGGCGCAACAAGGTGGGAGACTCTAAGGATGGCAGTATTTCCATACGCCAGATCTGGACTCTTTGGCGCTTCGATACTTGGGCTTGGGAGAGCTGTGGGCGAGACCATGCTAGTAACAATGGTTATTGGAAACGCAATTGGATTGGCCGCCATTCCTAATACGCTATTCTCTCCAAGTCAGACGCTGGCTAGCCTTATTGCAAATGAGTTTAATGAAGCTGTTACATCTTTCCATACTTCAGCTCTAATAGGTCTTGGAGCAGTACTATTCCTGCTTACGATTGTGATAAACATAGGAGCACGGCTAATGGTCAGTCGCATTCAGAAGATTGAAAGGGTGCATGAATAATAATGGAGAAGACAAACAAAAAGGAACTTCGGGAATTGATGGTTCGCCAGTCGCTCAAGCGAAAGATTACAGACAAGGTCGTATCTGCTCTTGCAATTGCTTGCGTCGTTGCCGCCATCATTCCGCTCGGAAGCATCTTGATAGAAGTCGTGAAAAACGGAGTTTCCTCTCTCAATGTGGAATTTCTCACACAAACTCCGGGCTCCCTTGGCTCTGGAGAAGGAGGAATCGGACCGGCGATACAAGGTACACTAATCGTCGTCGGTCTCGCCTCGCTTATTGGCGGCCCGATAGGTGTTCTTGCAGGGATATATCTTTCTGAATACGCCGGCACCAGCAGGTTTGCTTACTCTGTAAGGTTCTTGAATGATGTGCTTACAGGATTGCCATCGATAGTAATTGGAATTGTGGGCTATGTGGCCATAGTCTTGACAATAGGATCGTTCTCGGTTTGGGCAGGCGCTTTTGCATTATCAATTATAATGATACCGATAGTCGTTCGTGTAACTGAAGAGACTTTGAAGATAGTGCCAAACTCTATCAGGGAAGCTGGTCACTCCCTTGGAATACCCAAGTGGAAAGTTACAATGTTCATAGTATTGAGCTCGGCTAAAAGTGGAGTATTGACTGGTGTTGTGCTTGCCATTTCTAGGATAGCAGGAGAGACCGCGCCGCTGATAATGACAATCTTGGGAACAAGCTTGTTTTTTACAGGATTTACTTCTCCTGTAGACGCTCTGCCTCTACGCATATGGAGGCTTGCGTCTCAACCATATGAATCAGCCCACTCATTTGGATGGGGCGCTGCGCTGATTCTGATATTGATTGTACTTGGTTTGAGTATAAGCCTAAGGCTGCTTGCTCAAAAGAGAGGCTTCCGGGCTCATTCAACAACAGTGACATAGCAGCACACAGTGAACTATATAGTCAATATAGGCAATACATAACTAGCCCCTATATTGAAAATAAGGTTAGTGTCTGAGGAAGAAACACTAGCGGAAAGAGAACCTCTTCAAACTGAGAATTTGATCACGCCCAAAGTTTCTATCAAGAACCTAAATGCTTGGTTTGGCACAAAACAGGCTCTCAAAAATATCAATATGGATATTCGGGAAAATACTGCCACTGCGATAATCGGACCGTCTGGCTGTGGCAAGACCACTCTCATCCGTTGCCTGAATAGAATGCACGAGATGACTCCTGGAGCAGCCGCCAAGGGGCATGTTATTCTAGACGATACTGACGTTTATGACAAGTCGGTCGATCCTGTAGTGATAAAACGCCGAATTGGAATGGTATTTCAGCGGCCCAATCCATTCCCAACAATGAGCATTTATGATAATGTCGCTGCAGGGCTTCGCCTAAATGGCATCAGAGACAGGAGATTGCTCGACAACATTGTACAGGAAAGCTTGGAGCATGCAGCCTTGTGGGAAGAGGTAAAGAATGACTTGTCAAAGCCCGGCTCTAGTCTATCCGGCGGGCAGCAACAGCGTTTGTGCATTGCACGGGCTCTTGCGATGCAGCCAGAAGTTCTTCTTATGGATGAGCCTACCTCTGCGCTAGACCCAATCGCATCTTCAAAGATCGAGGAATTGATACATGGTCTGAAGAAGGATTTGACAATCGTCATGGTGACTCACAACATGCAGCAGGCAGCGAGGGTGGCAGACTTTACTGCATTTATGTATTTGGGAGAGTTGATAGAGTATGGAAGAACTAAGCAGATATTTGAGAACCCGCAAAAGGAACTTACTGAACGCTACATTTCTGGCAAGTTCGGCTAAAGTTTACACAAAGAGGTAGGCGAGAAAGCCCACGTTCTTTAGACGTGGGATGAATCGCCATCTGCTGTATTTATTAGGAACCTCTGAAAAAGATAACACAAAGGAGTCGAGGACTCACCAATTGCCAAGACTGACCATAAAAGCAAAGGTGACAGACGACAGCAAGACAAAGCTAGAGCTACTTAACAGGGAATACGGTGCATTTCAGGCATACGTGCAGGGGAACACAACAGTTCAACTCTATTCTGCAACAAAGCAGCAGGCAGACAGGCTGAGAAACAGGATACTACGAAAACAGAAGGGCAAGATAAACCCAAAGAAGCAGTATCCGCTCATTCTGAGAAGAGATTTGATTGATGTTCAGAAAGACACCAAATTCCCATGTGTATACTGGATGAAGGTACCTGTCTATCCAAAGAGCATCCATCTTAGAATACAGACTGATTGTAGGTACGACCTGATTGAATACAATCTGAGAGAAGCAAAGGTCATACAGCAAGCGGGTAGCTGGTACATATTCCTGTGCATAGAAAAGGAAGCTGAACAACCATCAAGACCACCGCCGACCAATGTTCTTGCAATCGACCTCGGAGTACACAACATTGCTGTCACTGTAAACACGGCAAACACAAGACCTAACTTTTATGGACAAAAGTTGAGAGCAATCAGAGGCAAGTACTTTAATCTTAGAAGAAAACTAGGTCAGAAGAAAAAGGCGTTCTACAAGATAAAAGCACTGAAGAATAGAGAGTTTTTGCAGGT
Coding sequences within it:
- the pstS gene encoding phosphate ABC transporter substrate-binding protein PstS, with the protein product MRKRAALLAITAIVLLVPPVLTVFAQNPVTINGAGATFPYPLIDTWRTQYQSVEPSVNINYQSIGSGGGVKQFLEKTVDFGASDAPLSSSELERAQNAVHIPETIGSIVVSYNLPSVPEKGLKLTGPVIADIFLGNIRKWNDPQIQSLNSDISLPDREIIVVHRSDGSGTTFVWTDYLSKVSREWHDKIGTGKSIQWPRGIGAPGNEGVANAIKGNLFTIGYIELSYALSTGMPYAFLQNREGVFVEPSFETIQAAIESSATSLPKGDESWEEVSTTDAPGANSYPIASFSYILLYKELTDNPSIDHRKAETLVNFLLWAITDGQQYADDLGYVPLPESVVKLNQETISSLTFNGQPIVVAAGGQAGAGQIDQRLELAALAGVTTAVVTSAVYITYRRRKSRFGSITSRKDISSFLVKGSPRGDRVFRFIAVATAGYTLFLIVLVAIATFAGSSEAFVREGFNFIVGTDWNAVEGRESYGALPYIIGTLASSAIAMAIGVPISLGIAMFISDMAPRKLTAPLSFVIELLAAVPSIIYGLWALFVFRFWVRDLIELPLYNAFGGSIPLFARTPFGLDIFTAGIVLAVMIIPTVSSISREVMRAVPNSQREAAYSLGATRWETLRMAVFPYARSGLFGASILGLGRAVGETMLVTMVIGNAIGLAAIPNTLFSPSQTLASLIANEFNEAVTSFHTSALIGLGAVLFLLTIVINIGARLMVSRIQKIERVHE
- the pstA gene encoding phosphate ABC transporter permease PstA: MEKTNKKELRELMVRQSLKRKITDKVVSALAIACVVAAIIPLGSILIEVVKNGVSSLNVEFLTQTPGSLGSGEGGIGPAIQGTLIVVGLASLIGGPIGVLAGIYLSEYAGTSRFAYSVRFLNDVLTGLPSIVIGIVGYVAIVLTIGSFSVWAGAFALSIIMIPIVVRVTEETLKIVPNSIREAGHSLGIPKWKVTMFIVLSSAKSGVLTGVVLAISRIAGETAPLIMTILGTSLFFTGFTSPVDALPLRIWRLASQPYESAHSFGWGAALILILIVLGLSISLRLLAQKRGFRAHSTTVT
- the pstB gene encoding phosphate ABC transporter ATP-binding protein PstB, translating into MTPKVSIKNLNAWFGTKQALKNINMDIRENTATAIIGPSGCGKTTLIRCLNRMHEMTPGAAAKGHVILDDTDVYDKSVDPVVIKRRIGMVFQRPNPFPTMSIYDNVAAGLRLNGIRDRRLLDNIVQESLEHAALWEEVKNDLSKPGSSLSGGQQQRLCIARALAMQPEVLLMDEPTSALDPIASSKIEELIHGLKKDLTIVMVTHNMQQAARVADFTAFMYLGELIEYGRTKQIFENPQKELTERYISGKFG
- a CDS encoding RNA-guided endonuclease InsQ/TnpB family protein; this encodes MNRHLLYLLGTSEKDNTKESRTHQLPRLTIKAKVTDDSKTKLELLNREYGAFQAYVQGNTTVQLYSATKQQADRLRNRILRKQKGKINPKKQYPLILRRDLIDVQKDTKFPCVYWMKVPVYPKSIHLRIQTDCRYDLIEYNLREAKVIQQAGSWYIFLCIEKEAEQPSRPPPTNVLAIDLGVHNIAVTVNTANTRPNFYGQKLRAIRGKYFNLRRKLGQKKKAFYKIKALKNREFLQVNHELHKISKEIVEEARRTNAIIVVGKLKGIRKRIKEGGSSRRIRRLVNNFPYYRLVQYIKYKAAWLGIRVMEISEAWTSQTCHHCHEKGERKTQGFFRCKHCGLETNADYNGSMNIMQRALGILSRAGGILTIPIEPLVIADRSKVITGESHMLQRWE